A genomic region of Raphanus sativus cultivar WK10039 chromosome 6, ASM80110v3, whole genome shotgun sequence contains the following coding sequences:
- the LOC108812183 gene encoding uncharacterized protein LOC108812183, with product MGMKFLNKKGWHTGSLRNIENVWKAEQKQEAEQKKLEELRLQLVQERERSEFRALQEQAGLIPRQERLEFLYDSGLAVGKGSASGSGVSFQREEQPLANAAEAGNNAGEKPDPSAPGALFEDKTPSANDSWRKLHSDPLLLIRQREQEALARIKNNPVKMALIRKSVEEKGKGKDGDAKEHKKKRKHRKQSRHHSDSGEDSVEETGRKSRHYRASGDHDKLYERESRDKHYERRRSDLEDESKRRGESHDKHYERRRSELDDESKRRESQDKHYERRRSEVDDESKRRESRREDRPSEKYRTHSPYRGSRLERENLRSYDQEDRKRKTEDLSYVKPPSREDNGFQNRRRKGGGSKLSEEERAARFKQMQMDAEVHEEQRWSRLKKADETDAVEASKNKNSLGKSFLDDANKSVYGVEKGGSSTIEESVRRRSYYSQRGAEAEGNAFRR from the exons GGCCGAGCAGAAAAAGCTTGAGGAGCTTCGTCTCCAGCTCGTCCAGGAGAGGGAGCGTTCTGAGTTTCGCGCTCTTCAGGAACAAGCCGGTCTCATACC GAGACAAGAGAGATTGGAGTTTCTGTATGATTCAGGATTAGCTGTAGGGAAAGGGAGTGCGAGTGGTTCAGGTGTGTCGTTTCAGAGAGAAGAGCAGCCTTTAGCCAATGCTGCTGAAGCTGGTAATAATGCTGGTGAGAAGCCAGATCCTTCGGCCCCTGGTGCGCTGTTTGAGGATAAGACTCCCTCTGCTAATGATTCTTGGAGGAAGCTTCACTCTGATCCTTTGCTTCTCATCAGGCAGCGCGAGCAAGAAGCTCTTGCCAGAATCAAGAACAACCCTGTCAAGATGGCTCTTATTCGAAAATCT GTGGAGGAGAAGGGAAAGGGTAAAGATGGGGATGCAAAGGAGCACAAGAAAAAGCGTAAGCATCGTAAGCAATCCAGACACCATTCTGATTCAGGTGAAGATTCTGTTGAAGAGACTGGAAGAAAATCACGTCATTACAGAGCATCGGGGGATCATGACAAACTCTACGAGAGGGAAAGTCGTGATAAGCACTATGAAAGACGAAGGTCTGACTTAGAGGATGAGTCCAAAAGGAGAGGAGAAAGTCACGATAAGCACTACGAGAGACGGAGGTCAGAGTTGGATGATGAGTccaaaagaagagaaagtcAAGATAAGCACTATGAGAGACGGAGGTCAGAGGTGGATGATGAGTCCAAAAGAAGAGAAAGCCGTAGAGAAGATCGACCCAGTGAGAAGTATAGGACCCACTCTCCTTACCGCGGCAGCCGTTTGGAAAGGGAAAATCTCAGGAGTTATGATCAAGAGGAcagaaaaaggaaaacagaGGACTTAAGCTATGTCAAGCCCCCCTCGAGAGAGGACAATGGATTCCAGAATAGACGCCGGAAGGGTGGCGGCTCTAAATTATCAGAGGAAGAGAGAGCTGCTAGATTTAAGCAAATGCAGATGGACGCAGAGGTGCATGAGGAGCAGAGATGGAGTAGGTTGAAGAAAGCTGATGAAACTGATGCAGTGGAAGCTAGTAAGAACAAAAACTCGTTAGGGAAAAGCTTTTTGGATGACGCTAATAAAAGTGTGTATGGAGTTGAGAAAGGTGGAAGCTCCACTATTGAAGAAAGTGTGCGTCGTAGAAGCTATTATTCACAGCGTGGAGCTGAAGCTGAAGGCAATGCTTTTCGGCGCTGA